In a single window of the Gadus macrocephalus chromosome 6, ASM3116895v1 genome:
- the plekho1b gene encoding pleckstrin homology domain-containing family O member 1b isoform X1: MKKNNSNKRGQQDSSQNHAQPEKVGWIRKFCGRGIFREIWKNRFVILRADQLFISEKEVRDDRKAQEVVDLSDYERSEELRKSKSRSKKNHSKFTPAALQEPGQHGS, translated from the exons ATGAAGAAAAACAACTCCAACAAACGG gGGCAGCAGGACTCCAGCCAGAACCACGCACAGCCGGAGAAAGTGGGATGGATCCGCAAGTTCTGTGGCCGAGGGATCTTCAGGGAGATCTGGAAGAACCGGTTCGTGATCCTCAGAGCGGACCAGCTGTTCATCTCAGAGAAAGAG gtgcgtgaCGACCGTAAGGCCCAGGAGGTGGTGGATCTGTCGGACTACGAGCGCTCCGAGGAACTCCGCAAGTCCAAGAGCCGGAGCAAGAAGAACCACAGCAAGTTCACCCCTGCTGCGCTGCAAGAGCCCGGGCAACACG
- the si:dkey-23o4.6 gene encoding retinol dehydrogenase 12: MKTDSDPSDRWVLPGYGAAVAVSVLGMWLLRRWVAGGVCRCAARLDGRTVLITGANTGIGKETARDMARRGARVVMACRDLTRAERAAEEVRRATGNGNVVIRHLDLASTYSVRMFAKEFLGSEERLDILINNAGIMMCPKWLTEDSFETQMAVNHLGHFLLTNLLLPKLRSSAPSRVVVVSSLAHETGKIDFDDLFFAKRPYSSMTSYKQSKLANVLFSRELARRMKGTGVTAYSLHPGVIRTELGRHVESWFPLLGVLLRAPSMLLMKTPTQGAQTSIYCAVTPGLEKLSGGYFSDCKEKRAAEVARDNEVAKKLWDVSAQLVGLSVKE; encoded by the exons ATGAAGACCGACTCGGACCCCTCGGACCGGTGGGTGCTCCCGGGGTACGGAGCCGCGGTCGCCGTGTCTGTGCTCG GCATGTGGTTGCTACGGCGATGGGTGGCCGGCGGGGTGTGTCGCTGCGCGGCCCGTCTGGACGGCCGAACTGTCCTGATCACCGGAGCCAACACCGGCATCGGCAAGGAGACGGCCCGGGACATGGCCCGCCGCG GGGCGCGGGTGGTGATGGCGTGCCGGGACCTGACCCGGGCGGAGCGCGCGGCCGAGGAGGTACGGCGTGCCACTGGCAACGGGAACGTGGTCATCAGACACCTGGACCTGGCCTCCACCTACTCCGTCAGGATGTTCGCTAAAGAGTTCCTGGGCAGCGAGGAGCGGCTGGATATCCTGATCAACAACGCTG ggaTCATGATGTGTCCTAAGTGGCTGACTGAGGACAGCTTCGAGACCCAGATGGCTGTCAATCACCTGGGCCACTTCCTGCTGACCAATCTGCTGCTGCCCAAGCTGAGAAGCTCCGCCCCCAGCCGTGTGGTCGTAGTGTCCTCCCTCGCTCACGAGACCG GAAAGATCGACTTTGATGACCTGTTCTTCGCCAAGCGGCCCTACAGCTCCATGACTAGCTACAAGCAGAGCAAGCTGGCCAACGTGCTCTTCTCCAGAGAGCTGGCCCGCAGGATGAAAG gtacCGGAGTGACAGCCTACAGCCTGCACCCAGGGGTGATCCGCACGGAGCTGGGGCGTCACGTGGAGAGCTGGTTCCCCCTTCTGGGGGTGCTTCTGAGGGCCCCCTCCATGCTGCTGATGAAGACCCCCACCCAGGGCGCCCAGACCTCCATCTACTGCGCCGTGACCCCCGGCCTGGAGAAACTGTCTGGGGGCTacttcag TGACTGTAAGGAAAAGCGCGCCGCTGAGGTGGCGAGGGACAACGAGGTCGCCAAGAAGCTCTGGGATGTGAGCGCTCAACTGGTCGGGTTGTCAGTCAAAGAGTGA
- the plekho1b gene encoding pleckstrin homology domain-containing family O member 1b isoform X2, producing MKKNNSNKRDSSQNHAQPEKVGWIRKFCGRGIFREIWKNRFVILRADQLFISEKEVRDDRKAQEVVDLSDYERSEELRKSKSRSKKNHSKFTPAALQEPGQHGS from the exons ATGAAGAAAAACAACTCCAACAAACGG GACTCCAGCCAGAACCACGCACAGCCGGAGAAAGTGGGATGGATCCGCAAGTTCTGTGGCCGAGGGATCTTCAGGGAGATCTGGAAGAACCGGTTCGTGATCCTCAGAGCGGACCAGCTGTTCATCTCAGAGAAAGAG gtgcgtgaCGACCGTAAGGCCCAGGAGGTGGTGGATCTGTCGGACTACGAGCGCTCCGAGGAACTCCGCAAGTCCAAGAGCCGGAGCAAGAAGAACCACAGCAAGTTCACCCCTGCTGCGCTGCAAGAGCCCGGGCAACACG